The following is a genomic window from Defluviimonas aquaemixtae.
GGCTTCGCCAGCGCCGTCTCGGTCGCCGTCTTGCCGCGAAAGCACTTGTCCATCCGCACGAAGCGCATCACGCCGGCTTCGGGCAGAGTGACTTCGTTCGTCAGTTCCCCTGCACCCTTGAACCCCTTCTCCATCCGCATCGAGTTCATCGCGAATGAGCCGGTATTCGCGAGGCCATGGCGCTCGCCCGCGGCCCACAACTCAGCATAGACCGGCGCGAGATGGGCCATCGGCATGTGCAGCTCCCAGCCCAGTTCCCCGGCATAGCTCAATCGCATGGCCTGAACCGGCTGTTCCGCAACGGCGATGTCCTGCGAGGAAAGCCACGGGAAGGCGGCATTCGACAGGTCGGCCTCAGTACAAGCGGCGAGAATGTCGCGGGCGCGCGGCCCCTGCAGCGCGACCGCGCCGTATTCGGCGGACTGGTTGTGCAGGGTCACCTCTGCGCCGTCCGGTATGTGCCGCGCGAGCCAGTCCATCACCCGCTGCTCGAAGAAGGCGGCGCAGGTCAGGTAGAACCAGTTCTCGGCGAGCCGGACGATGGTCACCTCGGCCTCGACCCGCCCGGCATCATTCAAAAGATGGGTCAGGATGATCCGCCCGTCGCGTGTTGGCAACCGATTGGCCACCATTCCGTCGAGGAAGGTGGCGGCATCCTTGCCCGCGATCTCGATCTTGGCGAAGGAGGATATGTCCGTGATCCCCGCGCGCTCGCGCACCGCACGGCATTCGGCGGCGACGATGTCATGCAGCCCCGTACGGTGGAAGCCATAGATATCCACGGGCTCGGTGCCTTGCGGTGCGAACCAGCGCGGCCGCTCCCAGCCATAGATCTCCTCGTGCACGGCGCCTCTGGCCTTCAGTGTTGCATAAAGCGCCGAGGTCTTCACCGGCCGCGCGGCGAGGCGGTTGAAATGCGGGAATGGAATCTCGTGGCGCAAGAGGTAATCCTCTTTCGCCTTGGTAATCTGGTAGTTTTGATCCGCATAGGGCCCTAATCGGCGCGGATCGAATTCGCGCATGTTGATTTCGGCGGCGCCATGCACCATCCAACGCGCGAGTTCCCGCGTCAGCCCGGGCCCCCAGCCGATGCCGATCTGGGTGCCGCAGCAGCACCAGTAATTGGGCAACCCTGGCGCCGGGCCGATGAGGGGGTTGCCGTCAGGCGGATGCGATATCGCGCCGTGCACCTCGCGCTTGATGCCAAGCTCGGCGAGGATCGGCATTCGTCCAATCGCGTTTTCGAGCCACGGCATGATCCGGTCATAGTTCGGCTCGAAGAGCTCGTTCTCCGCCTCCCAGGGGCAGTGATTCTCCCAGACGGTATTGGGATTGGCCTTCTCGTATATGCCGATCAGGCCCGATTTCTGCTCCATCCTAATATAGCCTGAAACCAACCGGTCGTCGCGCACCACTGGCAGTTCGTGGTCGAGTGTCTGGAACTCCGGAACCGTATCAGTAATGAGGTAGTGATGCGTCATCGAGGTCGCGGGCAGGTCGTAGCCCGACCAGAGCGCGACCTGCCGAGCATATGTGCCGCCGGCGTTGACGACATGCTCGCAGGCGATCGGCCCCTGCTCGGTCTCGACCAGCCATTCGCCGTTCGGTTGCTGAATCACGTTCGTCGCCCGGCAACGGCGGACGATCTTCACGCCGAGTTGCCGCGCGCCCTTGGCAAGCGCGAAGGCGGCACCGGCTGGGTCGACATGGCCGTCATCGGGCGTATGCAAGGCCGCCTTGACGCCATCGAGATTGTAGAACGGATGCAGCTCGCGGATGCGCTCCGGCCCCACGATCTCCATCGGAAAGCCAAGCCCCTTGCCGACCGAAACCGTCTGATGCAGCCAGTCGAGCTCGTCGTCCGTGTAGGCGAGGCGCAGGGAACCGCAGCCATGCCAGGTGACCGATTGCCCGGTCTCGGCTTCGAGCACCTTCGAATAAAGATCGATGTTGTAGCCCACGCATTTGCCGAGCGCGAAACTACTGGTCGAATGCGTGATTTGCCCCGCCGCGTGCCAAGTTGATCCGGAGGTCAGTTCCGCCTTCTCGAGAAGAACGACATCCGTCCACCCCTCATGCGCGAGGTGATACGCCAGGCCGCATCCCATGATCCCGCCCCCGATAATCACCACGCGGGCCTGCGACGGCAGAGCGCTTTCCGGCATTGGGGTTTCCCGAATGAGAGTCGCGATTTCGCTCGACAGGCTAGCGGGACAAATATACCATCGTCAACCATGAATGGCACAGATGTATCATCATTCGTCCTCGACCGCCTTTCCCTGGATTTCGAGAGCCTGACTCCCGAGGCGCAGAAGGCGGCGCGCTATGTTCTTGAGAATCCGCACTGCGTCGGCGTCTCGACGGTGCGCGAGATCGCGGAATTCGCCAACGTGAAGCCCAACACCTTCGTGCGCATGGCCCGCCAGGTCGGCTTCGACGGCTACGAGGACTTCCGCGCCGCCTTCCGGGAAGCGATCCGCACCGGATCGGCGGGTTTCCCAGACCGGGCGCGCTGGCTGCAGGACGTCTCGAAGAAGGGCGAACTTGGCGGGCTCTACGCCGAGATGGTAGGCGCCGCGATTCGCAATATCGAGGAAACCTTCGCGCGGGTCGACGCGACCGCGCTGAAAGCCGCCGCCGAGGCAATCTGGGCCTCGCGCCAGGTCTTCACGCTCGGCGTCGGTGTGAACAATGCGAATGCCCAGAACTTCACTTACCTTGCGTCAACCGGCATGGTGCAGTTCCACGCCATCCCCCGTCAAGGCTCCAACCCGGCCGATGACATCGCCTGGGCCGACGCCCGCGACGTGCTGATCGTCATGACCTGTCGGCCCTACCGCCGCGAGGTCGTGGAGACTGTCCGCCTTGCACGCGAACAGGGCATGACCGT
Proteins encoded in this region:
- a CDS encoding FAD-dependent oxidoreductase, whose amino-acid sequence is MPESALPSQARVVIIGGGIMGCGLAYHLAHEGWTDVVLLEKAELTSGSTWHAAGQITHSTSSFALGKCVGYNIDLYSKVLEAETGQSVTWHGCGSLRLAYTDDELDWLHQTVSVGKGLGFPMEIVGPERIRELHPFYNLDGVKAALHTPDDGHVDPAGAAFALAKGARQLGVKIVRRCRATNVIQQPNGEWLVETEQGPIACEHVVNAGGTYARQVALWSGYDLPATSMTHHYLITDTVPEFQTLDHELPVVRDDRLVSGYIRMEQKSGLIGIYEKANPNTVWENHCPWEAENELFEPNYDRIMPWLENAIGRMPILAELGIKREVHGAISHPPDGNPLIGPAPGLPNYWCCCGTQIGIGWGPGLTRELARWMVHGAAEINMREFDPRRLGPYADQNYQITKAKEDYLLRHEIPFPHFNRLAARPVKTSALYATLKARGAVHEEIYGWERPRWFAPQGTEPVDIYGFHRTGLHDIVAAECRAVRERAGITDISSFAKIEIAGKDAATFLDGMVANRLPTRDGRIILTHLLNDAGRVEAEVTIVRLAENWFYLTCAAFFEQRVMDWLARHIPDGAEVTLHNQSAEYGAVALQGPRARDILAACTEADLSNAAFPWLSSQDIAVAEQPVQAMRLSYAGELGWELHMPMAHLAPVYAELWAAGERHGLANTGSFAMNSMRMEKGFKGAGELTNEVTLPEAGVMRFVRMDKCFRGKTATETALAKPLRWVCAYLDVADDRKSDGNGGEAVLAGGQQIGTVSSIAFGHTVGKLLAFAYIKPDHATPGTTLDVMIMGQPRRARVLAKPAYDPENRLPSGEALEEVSV
- a CDS encoding MurR/RpiR family transcriptional regulator; this encodes MNGTDVSSFVLDRLSLDFESLTPEAQKAARYVLENPHCVGVSTVREIAEFANVKPNTFVRMARQVGFDGYEDFRAAFREAIRTGSAGFPDRARWLQDVSKKGELGGLYAEMVGAAIRNIEETFARVDATALKAAAEAIWASRQVFTLGVGVNNANAQNFTYLASTGMVQFHAIPRQGSNPADDIAWADARDVLIVMTCRPYRREVVETVRLAREQGMTVIALSDSPASPIIIPAQHRFVITAEAPQFFPSSVSIIALLETLLSFVIAIASPEIVERVETFHKRRHQLGLYLEDTE